Proteins found in one Amphiura filiformis chromosome 14, Afil_fr2py, whole genome shotgun sequence genomic segment:
- the LOC140170128 gene encoding serine dehydratase-like translates to MSEDKTLHICTPLLESVPMSKKTGFKVFLKCENLQPTGSFKIRGMGHMCQKAMKKGGNHVITSSVGNAGISLAYAAKQLGITATIVIPEVTSESVANNMRELNANVIRHGKVWDHANAYAIQFAKEKEGSIYVHPVDDPGIWEGYATIIKEVKDQVQQKPDVVLICVGAGGLLCGVIEGLHSVGWTDVPVIAMETRGADSYNQAVHAGKLVTLPGITSLAKCLGALTVCQKSLDWGKLHPIHSVVVEDKQAIQACLSFLDNHRMLVQVACGATLAGIYEDIIPKLQKDGKLKENIESAVVIVCGGAAITLQALLDYKNIVGIE, encoded by the exons ATGAGTGAGGACAAAACCCTTCACATCTGCACGCCACTACTAGAGAGTGTACCTATGTCAAAGAAGACTGGATTTAAGGTGTTTCTAAAATGTGAAAACCTTCAACCCACAG GATCCTTCAAGATCCGTGGCATGGGCCACATGTGTCAAAAAGCAATGAAGAAAGGTGGAAATCATGTCATCACTTCATCAG TTGGTAATGCTGGTATATCTCTAGCCTACGCTGCCAAGCAACTGGGTATCACAGCAACTATTGTTATACCAGAAGTCACATCAGAATCGGTAGCAAACAATATGAGAGAACTCAATGCTAATGTCATCAGGCATGGCAAG GTATGGGACCATGCCAATGCTTACGCAATACAATTTGCCAAGGAGAAGGAAGGTTCCATATATGTTCACCCAGTTGACGATCCTGGTATATG GGAGGGTTATGCTACGATTATAAAAGAGGTAAAAGACCAAGTACAGCAGAAACCTGATGTTGTTCTAATCTGTGTTGGAGCTGGGGGACTACTGTGTGGTGTCATTGAAGGTTTACATAGTGTCGGCTGGACGGATGTACCAGTCATTGCTATGGAAACCAGAGGAGCCGATAGTTATAATCAAGCAGTGCATGCTGGGAAATTAGTCACGCTACCAGGCATTACCAG TCTAGCCAAATGTTTGGGAGCCTTAACTGTATGCCAGAAAAGCCTTGACTGGGGCAAGCTACACCCCATACATTCAGTAGTTGTTGAAGATAAACAGGCTATACAGGCCTGTCTCAGCTTTCTTG ATAATCACAGAATGCTGGTCCAGGTGGCATGTGGTGCAACGCTAGCAGGCATCTATGAGGACATCATTCCTAAACTGCAGAAGGACGGCAAGTTAAAAGAAAACATAGAATCCGCTGTAGTCATTGTATGTGGTGGTGCAGCCATTACACTTCAGGCTCTGTTGGACTATAAAAATATTGTTGGAATTGAATAG
- the LOC140169434 gene encoding uncharacterized protein, translated as MDALLYRAKSKDLDRLQSLQHKAVKLIFSAARRDSPSPLMHKLHWLPLRERINFKVCLYIFKCLEGSAPQYLIDLVSLKQPHSGLVTRSSMDITQITPHVGRIQIGDRAFQAAAPALWNCLPRNIREARSITSFKKLLKS; from the coding sequence atggatgCCCTCTTATATCGAGCCAAATCTAAAGATCTTGATCGGCTGCAGTCACTCCAACACAAGGCTGTCAAGTTGATTTTCTCTGCCGCAAGACGCGATAGTCCATCTCCACTTATGCATAAACTGCATTGGTTACCCTTAAGAGAACGCATCAACTTCAAAGTTTGCCTCTACATCTTCAAATGCCTGGAAGGATCCGCACCTCAATACCTCATTGATTTAGTTTCGCTAAAACAACCCCATTCCGGACTCGTCACAAGATCTTCAATGGACATAACTCAAATAACTCCTCATGTCGGCAGAATTCAGATTGGCGACAGAGCATTCCAAGCTGCTGCACCGGCACTGTGGAACTGCCTCCCACGTAACATCAGGGAGGCACGCTCAATAacaagtttcaagaaactcttaaaaTCTTAA